In the genome of Flavobacteriales bacterium, one region contains:
- a CDS encoding glycosyltransferase codes for MSHLSDITLIIPFHNEARRLDSTTDGLMTYFRTSESRPHMIFVNDGSADDTRTRLEALCEKLRNCVPESTFNMVSYDKAGGKGWALFQGILACKTAWCLTLDADLSAGPRELDFWQERGWLHMDQDRVFIGSREMGIREGLATSSALRRPVSVVFNRLVQRWTGLHLDDTQCGFKLYPSAIAKEIFTNLSDYGFAHDVEVLLRLRNMNVPVAPLAVHWQPEKGSKVNVFSDGWQMLKVIRTLGKRYTQHP; via the coding sequence ATGTCACACCTGTCCGATATCACCCTGATCATCCCTTTTCACAACGAGGCTCGTCGCCTGGACAGCACAACCGATGGACTGATGACCTACTTCCGGACATCGGAATCACGCCCGCACATGATCTTCGTGAATGACGGCAGTGCGGATGACACCCGGACCCGCCTGGAAGCGCTGTGTGAGAAACTCCGTAACTGCGTACCCGAATCCACCTTCAACATGGTTTCCTACGACAAAGCCGGTGGCAAAGGATGGGCGCTCTTTCAAGGCATTCTTGCGTGTAAAACCGCATGGTGTCTGACCCTGGATGCCGACCTGTCGGCAGGGCCGCGGGAATTGGATTTCTGGCAGGAAAGAGGTTGGCTTCACATGGATCAGGACCGTGTGTTTATCGGTTCCCGGGAAATGGGCATCCGGGAAGGACTGGCCACTTCCAGCGCGCTCAGGCGCCCGGTGAGCGTGGTATTCAACCGGTTGGTTCAGCGATGGACCGGTCTCCACCTGGACGACACCCAATGCGGATTCAAACTTTATCCCTCAGCCATCGCGAAAGAGATTTTCACCAACCTCTCCGATTACGGGTTTGCCCATGATGTGGAAGTGTTGCTGCGGCTGAGAAACATGAACGTTCCCGTGGCGCCCCTGGCCGTTCACTGGCAACCGGAAAAAGGATCCAAAGTGAATGTGTTCTCCGACGGATGGCAGATGCTCAAGGTCATCCGTACGCTGGGAAAACGGTACACCCAGCACCCTTGA
- a CDS encoding HAD-IB family hydrolase encodes MAHLVLFDLDGTLTRNDTFMAMIRHSHGHGQWLLGLAVCSPWIVAFKMGIIPNWRAKEVVLRYFYGGWQEQDFINKARAFASDMDDLLREEAKETLSAYASEGHTQVIVTASCEAWVKPWAERKGFHTIGSRLEVKEGKITGKLVPANCYGPEKARRVSEAFDLNAFDKIIAYGDSRGDREMLALADEPHYRPWQ; translated from the coding sequence ATGGCCCATCTTGTTCTATTCGACCTGGACGGAACGCTCACGCGGAACGACACTTTCATGGCCATGATACGCCACAGCCACGGGCATGGTCAATGGTTACTGGGACTTGCGGTTTGCAGTCCCTGGATTGTGGCATTCAAAATGGGGATCATTCCGAATTGGCGGGCCAAGGAGGTCGTGTTGCGCTATTTCTATGGCGGTTGGCAAGAACAGGATTTCATCAACAAGGCCCGGGCGTTTGCCTCAGACATGGATGATCTGCTGAGGGAAGAAGCGAAGGAAACCCTATCGGCGTATGCATCCGAAGGTCATACGCAAGTGATCGTAACGGCCTCATGCGAAGCATGGGTCAAACCGTGGGCTGAGCGAAAAGGGTTTCATACAATCGGTTCGAGGTTGGAAGTGAAGGAGGGAAAAATCACTGGGAAACTGGTTCCTGCCAACTGCTACGGACCGGAAAAGGCGAGGCGTGTGTCGGAAGCATTTGATTTGAATGCCTTTGACAAGATCATCGCATATGGCGACAGCCGGGGCGACCGGGAGATGCTGGCGTTGGCCGATGAGCCGCACTACCGCCCGTGGCAATGA